The Panacibacter microcysteis DNA window TTATTTATATCAGGGGTAAATACTAAGCGGCAATTTACGGCTAAAACAGTTACAGGAATTTCGCCGCTCTTTCAAGGTCTTCCGGTGTGTCTATTTCAACACCCATGTAATCCACTACAACCATTTTTAACGGCACTCCATGTTCAAGATAACGAAGACATTCAATTTTTTCAGCCGCCTCCAGTGGTGTCATCGGCCAATGCGTAAAATCGATCAGTGCCTGCTTCCTGAAGGCGTAGACGCCTATATGTTCGTAGTAAGTAATGGGTATTTCTTTGTTGCGCGGGTAAGGTATTACTGACCGGCTGAAGAAAATAGCGTTGTTGTTTTTATCTATCGCAACTTTTACATAGTTGGGGTCTTCAATATACTGCTGCATGGTCAATACCTGCATCAAACTGGCCACCTGCACACCTGCTCCTTTATCGCC harbors:
- the kdsB gene encoding 3-deoxy-manno-octulosonate cytidylyltransferase, producing the protein MKKVALIPARYAATRFPAKLMQQLGNKPVIRHTYDNTLATGLFDEVIVATDSDIIYNEITQHGGKAVMSKKQHESGSDRIAEAVADMDVDIVVNVQGDEPFVKAAPLKQLLDVFEGDKGAGVQVASLMQVLTMQQYIEDPNYVKVAIDKNNNAIFFSRSVIPYPRNKEIPITYYEHIGVYAFRKQALIDFTHWPMTPLEAAEKIECLRYLEHGVPLKMVVVDYMGVEIDTPEDLERAAKFL